The following are encoded in a window of Magnolia sinica isolate HGM2019 chromosome 11, MsV1, whole genome shotgun sequence genomic DNA:
- the LOC131219414 gene encoding UDP-arabinopyranose mutase 1-like yields MAAVPSTPLLKDELDIVIPTIRNLEFLEMWRPFFQPYHLIIVQDGDPTKTIKVPEGFDYELYNRNDINRILGPKASCISFKDSACRCFGYMVSKKKYIYTIDDDCFVAKDPSGKEINALEQHIKNLLCPSTPFFFNTLYDPYRDGADFVRGYPFSLREGVPTAVSHGLWLNIPDYDAPTQLVKPLERNTRFVDAVLTIPKGTLFPMCGMNLAFNRELIGPAMYFGLMGDGQPIGRYDDMWAGWCTKLICDHLGWGIKTGLPYIWHSKASNPFVNLKKEYNGIYWQEELIPFFQQVALPKECTTVQKCYIELSKQVKAKLGKVDPYFVKLADAMLTWIEAWDELNPSGKAAGELPNGPPPAKTK; encoded by the exons ATGGCAGCCGTTCCTTCGACCCCACTCCTGAAAGATGAGCTGGACATCGTCATCCCAACCATCAGAAACCTGGAATTcttggagatgtggaggcccttCTTCCAGCCATACCATCTGATCATCGTCCAAGATGGTGACCCAACAAAGACGATCAAGGTCCCTGAAGGATTCGATTACGAGCTCTACAACAGGAACGATATCAACCGTATACTGGGACCCAAGGCGTCGTGTATCTCTTTCAAGGACTCGGCTTGCCGTTGCTTTGGTTATATGGTCTCCAAGAAGAAGTACATCTACACAATCGATGATGATTGCTTC GTTGCTAAAGATCCATCTGGAAAAGAGATCAATGCTCTTGAGCAGCACATAAAGAACCTTCTCTGCCCTTCCACCCCCTTTTTCTTCAACACTTTGTACGATCCATACCGTGATGGCGCGGACTTTGTTCGTGGGTACCCTTTCAGTCTCCGGGAAGGTGTTCCTACAGCTGTTTCTCATGGCCTCTGGCTCAACATCCCCGACTATGATGCCCCAACACAGCTAGTCAAGCCTCTCGAGAGAAATACCAG GTTTGTTGATGCGGTTCTAACGATCCCCAAGGGGACTTTGTTCCCAATGTGCGGGATGAATTTGGCATTCAACCGTGAGCTGATTGGCCCTGCAATGTACTTTGGACTGATGGGTGATGGTCAACCAATTGGACGCTACGATGATATGTGGGCAGGCTGGTGCACAAAG CTGATCTGTGACCACTTGGGTTGGGGGATCAAGACAGGCCTTCCGTACATCTGGCACAGCAAAGCGAGCAACCCGTTTGTTAACCTCAAGAAGGAATACAATGGGATCTACTGGCAGGAAGAGCTCATCCCGTTCTTCCAGCAAGTGGCCCTCCCGAAGGAATGCACCACTGTTCAGAAATGTTACATCGAGCTATCCAAACAGGTGAAAGCCAAACTTGGGAAGGTGGACCCGTACTTCGTCAAGCTTGCTGATGCCATGCTTACATGGATCGAAGCTTGGGACGAGCTCAACCCATCTGGAAAGGCAGCCGGTGAGCTACCAAATGGGCCCCCTCCTGCCAAGACAAAATAG